CCCACCGCGGGGGGTCACGACGGTATCAAAAAGCCGACCGTCGAGGGCGGCCAACTCGGAAAACATACAACAGGGGAGATTAACGACCTCCTAGAATCGATGCGATAACCATGACGAGCAAAAAACGACGCCAGCGCGGATCGCGAACCCACAGCGGCGGTTCCCACAAGAACCGACGCGGTGCGGGCCACCGTGGTGGCCGCGGCCGTGCCGGGCGCAGCAAACACGAGTTCCACAACTACGAACCGAAGGGCAAACACGGCTTCAAGCGACCTCACGACATCCGCGATGATGTCGCGGAGATCGATGTCCAGAAGCTAGACGAGGACGCGATCCTCTACGTCGCTGACGACCTCGCCGAGGAGACCGACGACGGCTACCGACTCGACGCACGCGACATCGTCGAGGACGGCCACGAGGTCGACATCGTCAAGGTTCTTGGTTCCGGTCAGGTCCGGAATTCGCTCGAGATAACGGCGGACGCGTTCTCCGATGCGGCCGAGGAGAAACTCGAGGCTGCCGGCGGCGAGGCAGTCATCTCGGAGCGAGGCCAGGAGGACGACGAGGCAGAAGCCGACGCTGAACAGGACGAGGAATAATATATGGGATGGAAGGAAGCCGCTGAACCGGTCCTCACGCGGATGCCAGCAGTGCGCCGTCCGGAGGGACACGTTCCCTTCAA
This genomic stretch from Natrinema sp. SYSU A 869 harbors:
- a CDS encoding uL15m family ribosomal protein gives rise to the protein MTSKKRRQRGSRTHSGGSHKNRRGAGHRGGRGRAGRSKHEFHNYEPKGKHGFKRPHDIRDDVAEIDVQKLDEDAILYVADDLAEETDDGYRLDARDIVEDGHEVDIVKVLGSGQVRNSLEITADAFSDAAEEKLEAAGGEAVISERGQEDDEAEADAEQDEE